In a genomic window of Bacteroidota bacterium:
- a CDS encoding SemiSWEET transporter: MPSLEPYIGYLAALLTTLAFVPQVLKTWRTRAVRDLSLSMTLLFALGVALWLVYGLLRQDVPIIGANIITLVLVLALLAMKLRWGRRGR; this comes from the coding sequence ATGCCCTCTCTCGAACCCTACATAGGCTATCTGGCCGCCCTGCTCACCACCCTGGCCTTTGTGCCGCAGGTGCTAAAAACCTGGCGTACACGCGCCGTGCGAGACCTGTCGCTCAGCATGACGCTGCTTTTTGCCCTGGGGGTGGCGCTGTGGCTGGTGTATGGCCTGCTGCGGCAGGATGTGCCCATTATTGGGGCAAACATCATCACGCTGGTGCTCGTGCTGGCCCTGCTGGCCATGAAGCTGCGCTGGGGCAGGCGTGGCCGCTAG
- a CDS encoding ketoacyl-ACP synthase III encodes MFYPHIAGAGYHVPPRVVTNEDLRAYYDTSDAWIRERSGIQERRFATEGQGPVDLAVPAVEQALAEAGLEARDVDMIVFATLSPEYYFPGSGCLLQRRLPFRQIPALDIRMQCSGFIYALSIAEMYIKQGVYRHVLVVGAEVQSTSINFEPEGRAVGVIFGDGAGAFVLSAGTEPRGILSSHLHTDGNYAEELTIQEPTSLVHGKFGKLPHGIWPHMNGREVYKHAVRHMSEAIQEGLRQQGWTAGQLDCVVPHQANLRIGMAIAEDLGVPFEKFFMNIQRYGNTTAASIPIAFCEAVQAGRIRRGDRVMLVAFGSGFTWGSAALIY; translated from the coding sequence ATGTTCTATCCCCACATAGCCGGTGCGGGCTACCATGTGCCGCCCAGGGTGGTAACCAATGAAGACCTGAGGGCCTACTACGATACCAGCGATGCGTGGATACGCGAGCGGAGCGGCATACAGGAGCGTCGGTTTGCGACAGAGGGGCAGGGGCCGGTAGACCTGGCTGTGCCTGCCGTAGAGCAGGCCCTGGCTGAGGCCGGGCTGGAAGCCCGGGACGTGGACATGATCGTGTTTGCCACCCTGAGCCCGGAATACTACTTCCCGGGTTCGGGCTGCCTGCTACAGCGCCGCCTACCTTTCCGGCAGATACCCGCACTGGATATCCGCATGCAGTGCAGCGGCTTCATCTATGCCCTTAGCATTGCCGAGATGTACATCAAGCAGGGTGTATATCGGCATGTGCTGGTGGTGGGGGCCGAGGTGCAGAGCACCAGCATCAACTTTGAGCCCGAGGGGCGGGCGGTGGGCGTCATATTTGGCGACGGGGCCGGGGCCTTTGTGCTAAGTGCGGGCACCGAGCCACGGGGCATACTGAGCAGCCACCTGCACACAGACGGAAACTATGCCGAGGAGCTGACCATACAGGAGCCCACTAGCCTGGTGCACGGCAAGTTTGGCAAACTGCCCCATGGTATATGGCCCCACATGAACGGCCGCGAGGTATACAAGCACGCCGTACGCCACATGAGCGAGGCCATACAGGAGGGCCTGAGGCAGCAGGGCTGGACCGCCGGCCAGCTGGACTGCGTGGTGCCACACCAGGCAAACCTGCGCATCGGCATGGCCATAGCCGAAGACCTGGGCGTGCCTTTTGAAAAGTTTTTTATGAACATACAGCGGTATGGAAATACCACTGCAGCCAGCATCCCCATCGCCTTCTGCGAGGCCGTGCAGGCCGGGCGCATCCGCCGCGGAGACCGGGTGATGCTCGTAGCCTTTGGCTCAGGCTTTACCTGGGGTAGCGCGGCCCTTATCTACTAG
- a CDS encoding lysophospholipid acyltransferase family protein — MTSKRKARINSRTRKEPKLINTAELFQHPVKRKVYSFLLKPGLEKVMGIEKLNAAYEASKVYMKTHQVTFVEAVFAVWGIEYEIPEESLTKLREHEGPLVIVCNHPFGGLEAIFLMILAHRIRPDRYKVMANFMLQIPELVDKFIFVDPFENAESKQRNMSPLREVMQYLKDGGLLGIFPAGEVASFDLKSKRVMEPEWNANISKIIQRTGAAVVPVYFHGHNSFLFQMAGVIHARLRTTLLVREFVNPRSNRIVHAMGNLIPPSKIQSFENPDTLTAYLRQKTLLLRARVDRGEKQQHIRLRHPLRRRSGRELQPVAPPVDTAILRDELARMPECVISTHRNLDVVIFDADQAPGLLMEVGRLRELTFRSVGEGTGKAIDLDKHDYYYHHLIVWDREAGKIVGGYRMGEVDTILRNQGPTGLYINSLFHVDSKLFDEIGPSLELGRSFVAQEYQRNFYSLFLLWVGIGNFIVRNPRYKNLIGPVSISDDYHVVSKNMLVNFLLEHHYHTDLKDYVQPKKPFQQKLDYEPAFYDMLNVQKLQDVHELITEVEKQDKGVPILIKHYLRMGSRILAFNVDPEFQNSLDALTLIDLTKTDPSLLTKYMGEAGYAAFMAYHGLQPPGPASADAPV, encoded by the coding sequence ATGACTAGTAAACGGAAAGCGCGGATTAACTCCCGCACGCGAAAGGAGCCGAAGCTGATCAACACAGCCGAGCTGTTTCAGCACCCGGTGAAGCGGAAGGTCTATTCCTTTTTGCTGAAGCCTGGCCTGGAAAAGGTGATGGGCATAGAGAAGCTGAATGCCGCCTACGAGGCCTCCAAGGTGTATATGAAGACACACCAGGTAACCTTTGTAGAAGCTGTTTTTGCGGTATGGGGCATCGAGTATGAAATACCCGAAGAATCGCTGACCAAGCTGCGCGAGCACGAGGGTCCGTTGGTCATTGTCTGCAATCACCCGTTTGGTGGGTTGGAGGCCATTTTCCTTATGATCCTGGCACACCGCATTCGCCCGGACCGCTACAAGGTGATGGCCAACTTTATGCTACAGATACCCGAGTTGGTAGACAAGTTCATTTTTGTAGACCCTTTTGAGAATGCCGAGAGCAAGCAGCGCAACATGTCGCCGCTGCGCGAGGTAATGCAGTATCTGAAGGATGGCGGCCTGCTGGGCATCTTTCCGGCGGGCGAGGTGGCAAGCTTCGACCTGAAGTCCAAGCGGGTGATGGAGCCGGAGTGGAATGCGAACATCTCCAAGATCATCCAGCGCACAGGGGCTGCCGTGGTGCCGGTGTACTTTCATGGGCACAATAGTTTTCTGTTTCAGATGGCGGGCGTTATCCATGCACGGCTGCGTACCACCCTGCTGGTGCGCGAGTTTGTAAACCCCCGCAGCAACCGCATTGTACACGCAATGGGCAACCTGATACCGCCCAGCAAGATCCAGTCTTTTGAAAACCCGGACACCCTTACCGCCTACCTGCGGCAGAAGACCCTACTGCTGCGTGCCCGTGTAGACCGGGGCGAAAAGCAGCAGCACATCCGCCTGCGGCACCCGCTCCGCCGCCGTAGTGGAAGAGAGCTACAGCCCGTGGCCCCACCCGTGGATACGGCCATCCTGCGGGATGAGCTGGCCCGCATGCCCGAGTGCGTAATCAGCACGCACCGAAACCTGGATGTGGTAATTTTTGATGCAGACCAAGCCCCAGGCCTGCTGATGGAGGTGGGCCGCCTGCGCGAGCTTACCTTTCGCTCGGTAGGCGAGGGTACAGGCAAGGCCATTGACCTGGACAAGCACGACTACTACTACCACCACCTCATCGTGTGGGACCGCGAGGCGGGCAAGATCGTGGGGGGCTACCGCATGGGCGAGGTAGACACCATACTGCGAAACCAGGGACCTACAGGCCTGTACATCAACAGCCTCTTCCACGTGGATAGCAAGCTGTTTGACGAAATTGGGCCCTCGCTGGAGTTGGGGCGGTCTTTTGTGGCCCAGGAGTACCAGCGTAATTTCTATAGCCTTTTCCTGCTTTGGGTGGGCATCGGCAACTTTATTGTACGCAATCCACGCTACAAAAACCTGATAGGCCCAGTTTCCATTAGCGACGACTACCACGTGGTGAGCAAAAACATGCTGGTCAATTTCCTGCTGGAGCACCACTACCATACCGACCTGAAAGACTACGTGCAGCCCAAGAAGCCTTTTCAGCAGAAACTAGACTACGAGCCCGCCTTCTACGATATGCTGAATGTGCAGAAGCTGCAGGACGTGCACGAGCTGATAACGGAAGTGGAAAAGCAGGATAAGGGTGTGCCCATCCTCATCAAGCACTATCTGCGCATGGGCAGCCGGATCCTGGCCTTCAATGTAGACCCCGAGTTTCAGAACTCGCTGGATGCCCTTACGCTGATAGACCTGACCAAGACCGACCCCAGCCTGCTGACCAAGTATATGGGCGAGGCTGGCTATGCCGCTTTTATGGCCTACCACGGCCTACAGCCACCCGGCCCGGCATCTGCGGATGCACCGGTGTAG
- the murB gene encoding UDP-N-acetylmuramate dehydrogenase, translating into MRRDAISLQGLHTFGTATTAEAVVPIRSLAELEAWQARHDPSQPYLILGGGSNVLFATPHYPGTILHNQLMGRRVVVENEREVIWELGAGEAWHDCVLEAVAQGWGGIENLALIPGTVGAAPMQNIGAYGVELQSAFHSLRAYHLSGRAVQDFSAADCAFGYRSSIFKTSQKGAYFILSVQLRLSKAPHVLHTTYGALQAELGPGPHDIRQVAEAVMRIRRSKLPDPAVLGNAGSFFKNPVVDADTYSRLAAEYPDMPAYPAADGVKLAAGWLIEACGWKGKQVGNTGAHARQALVLVNYGGATGSEVWQLAQDIQASVASRFGLQLEPEVNIIQQ; encoded by the coding sequence ATGCGCCGCGATGCAATAAGCCTGCAGGGCCTGCACACATTTGGCACGGCCACCACGGCGGAGGCTGTTGTGCCCATCCGCAGCCTGGCCGAGCTGGAGGCCTGGCAGGCCAGGCACGACCCCTCCCAGCCCTACCTGATACTGGGCGGAGGGAGCAACGTGCTATTTGCCACCCCGCACTACCCGGGCACCATACTGCACAACCAGCTGATGGGTAGGCGGGTGGTAGTGGAGAATGAGCGAGAGGTGATATGGGAGCTAGGGGCAGGCGAGGCCTGGCACGACTGCGTGCTGGAGGCCGTGGCCCAGGGCTGGGGCGGGATAGAAAACCTGGCACTGATACCTGGCACGGTGGGTGCCGCCCCTATGCAGAACATTGGGGCATATGGCGTAGAGCTACAGTCGGCCTTTCATAGCCTGCGGGCCTATCATCTTTCCGGCAGGGCGGTGCAGGACTTTTCGGCGGCCGACTGTGCCTTTGGCTACCGCAGTAGTATTTTCAAGACCAGCCAGAAGGGCGCCTACTTCATCCTGAGCGTACAGCTGCGGCTCAGCAAGGCCCCCCATGTGCTGCACACCACCTATGGGGCGCTGCAGGCCGAGCTGGGGCCTGGCCCGCACGACATCCGGCAGGTGGCCGAGGCTGTGATGCGCATCCGGCGCAGCAAGCTGCCCGACCCTGCCGTGCTGGGCAATGCCGGCAGCTTCTTCAAAAACCCAGTGGTGGATGCCGACACCTACAGCAGGCTGGCGGCAGAATATCCAGATATGCCCGCCTACCCGGCGGCAGACGGGGTGAAGCTGGCTGCAGGCTGGCTGATAGAGGCCTGTGGCTGGAAGGGCAAGCAGGTAGGCAACACCGGGGCGCACGCCCGGCAGGCACTGGTGCTGGTAAACTATGGGGGGGCCACCGGCAGCGAGGTATGGCAGCTGGCGCAAGACATACAGGCCTCGGTGGCTAGCCGTTTCGGACTGCAGCTGGAGCCGGAGGTGAATATAATCCAGCAGTAG
- the xseB gene encoding exodeoxyribonuclease VII small subunit: protein MAKKNNDFDYPTAVARLGEILQKIQQDDTPIEESYLLFKQGNALIEQCRAYLDQTELKVQQLIDGRLADFE from the coding sequence ATGGCGAAAAAGAACAACGACTTTGATTATCCCACTGCCGTAGCCCGGCTGGGCGAGATTTTGCAGAAGATTCAGCAGGATGACACCCCCATCGAGGAGAGTTATCTGCTCTTCAAACAAGGCAATGCGCTCATTGAGCAATGCCGTGCGTACCTGGACCAGACAGAGCTGAAGGTGCAGCAGCTGATAGATGGCCGCCTGGCCGACTTTGAGTAG
- a CDS encoding M48 family metalloprotease, whose translation MQCACVACGLWGAAMGQQHDFHTYPPLQSRAPIPQNFLRPTVPPLPDPEATNGQDSLQQGSLTPTDNHSLLAEIKSSGAVLLNDPIAQYIGRVADFILRDDRALRSRLRFYVVKSPAVNAFTTLEGDVFLTVGLFCQLETEAELAYILCREFANYELQHAWNNYSQRLTLGANQAELQKPPLEARVFDHSLYTAEQAAAADVYGFQYYKDTKYHMFAPNFVFDYLLYARYPYDDMFFVADRLQTDYLLFPADYVLPKTRGITEEEIFDNERLSPHPNILRRRAEVNQLAGPLFGQGTQWFQVSEEDFAACHQLCRFEQIRLRLLQRQYVAALYDTYMLEFFYPNNLYLTKARVKALYALAQYANANQKYVVLPDWKQQEGYWQRLHHLLYRMSPGELTGVACIHAWNARKEFPQDEELAGLSDALLKSLVSQHILSLNELYDQPAAPEDLSANAAPRATTIDGITYTSPKVRQSSFVRYAFVDLKKDPAFVERFEFFRRNSDWVEVRLAEVSGYSDPNQEKQAKEEKVEQSPEVRQAETTARIDRILLNEPEYLVVDKRIEGQQQLATDVAGTSTVCKILADTTGQGPIATAVLAPSLFEANMATAYNDLSYLNEWLAERQQHRGVELLPMDPGRSPEIQARYGTDYVGHTRVLRTVERRQNKGAVLAATIVALPALPYGLYYNATPDYNTSFSTELYNLSTGQLVYQGYHVRKAKDKQSTLEKAIARELEAINKLEK comes from the coding sequence ATGCAGTGCGCCTGCGTGGCCTGTGGCCTGTGGGGGGCTGCCATGGGGCAGCAGCATGATTTTCATACGTATCCCCCGCTGCAGAGCCGGGCACCCATCCCGCAGAACTTTCTGCGGCCCACTGTGCCTCCACTGCCCGACCCGGAGGCGACTAATGGGCAGGACAGCCTGCAGCAGGGAAGCCTGACACCCACGGATAACCATAGCCTGCTGGCAGAGATCAAGAGCAGCGGAGCCGTCCTGTTAAACGACCCCATTGCCCAGTATATTGGCCGCGTGGCCGATTTTATCCTGCGAGACGACCGCGCGCTGCGGAGCCGCCTCCGTTTTTATGTGGTAAAAAGTCCCGCCGTCAATGCCTTTACCACGCTTGAGGGAGATGTATTCCTGACGGTTGGGCTTTTCTGCCAACTGGAGACAGAGGCGGAGCTGGCCTACATCCTGTGCCGGGAGTTTGCCAACTATGAGCTACAGCACGCCTGGAACAACTATAGCCAGCGCCTAACCCTGGGCGCTAACCAGGCCGAGCTGCAAAAGCCCCCACTGGAGGCACGTGTGTTCGACCATAGCCTGTATACTGCCGAGCAGGCCGCCGCCGCAGATGTGTATGGCTTCCAGTACTACAAGGACACGAAGTACCACATGTTTGCCCCCAACTTTGTGTTCGACTATCTTCTGTACGCGCGCTATCCCTACGACGATATGTTCTTTGTAGCAGATCGCCTGCAAACAGATTATCTCCTTTTCCCCGCCGATTATGTCCTGCCCAAAACCCGCGGCATAACCGAGGAAGAGATATTTGACAACGAGCGCCTAAGCCCCCACCCAAACATCCTGCGCCGCCGGGCAGAGGTAAACCAGCTGGCGGGCCCCCTCTTTGGCCAGGGCACCCAGTGGTTTCAGGTAAGCGAGGAGGATTTTGCTGCCTGCCACCAGCTGTGCCGTTTTGAGCAGATACGCCTGCGCCTGCTGCAGCGCCAGTATGTGGCAGCCCTGTACGACACCTACATGCTGGAGTTCTTCTATCCCAACAATCTTTACCTCACCAAAGCTCGGGTGAAGGCACTGTACGCCCTGGCACAGTACGCCAACGCCAACCAGAAGTATGTGGTGCTGCCCGACTGGAAGCAGCAAGAGGGCTACTGGCAGCGGCTACACCACCTGCTGTACCGGATGAGCCCGGGCGAACTAACCGGTGTAGCCTGCATCCATGCGTGGAATGCTCGAAAGGAATTTCCGCAGGACGAGGAACTGGCCGGGCTGAGCGATGCCCTGCTGAAGTCTCTGGTTAGTCAGCACATTCTTAGCCTGAATGAACTGTATGACCAGCCCGCCGCCCCCGAGGACCTGAGTGCTAACGCGGCACCCCGTGCCACTACCATAGACGGCATTACCTACACGAGCCCAAAAGTGCGCCAGAGCAGCTTTGTCCGATACGCTTTTGTAGACCTGAAGAAGGACCCTGCTTTTGTGGAAAGATTTGAGTTTTTCCGCCGAAACAGCGATTGGGTAGAGGTGCGCCTGGCAGAAGTATCCGGATATTCTGACCCGAACCAGGAAAAGCAGGCAAAAGAAGAGAAGGTGGAGCAGAGCCCGGAAGTGCGGCAGGCCGAGACAACGGCACGCATTGACCGCATCCTGCTAAATGAGCCGGAGTACCTGGTAGTGGATAAGCGCATAGAGGGCCAGCAGCAGCTGGCTACGGATGTGGCCGGCACAAGCACCGTGTGCAAGATACTGGCCGATACCACGGGGCAGGGCCCCATTGCCACCGCCGTGCTAGCCCCGAGCCTGTTTGAGGCAAATATGGCGACAGCCTATAATGACCTGAGCTACCTGAATGAGTGGCTGGCCGAGCGGCAACAGCACCGGGGGGTAGAACTACTGCCCATGGACCCCGGGCGTTCACCCGAGATACAGGCCCGATACGGAACCGATTATGTGGGGCACACCCGTGTGCTGCGCACGGTGGAGCGGCGCCAGAACAAGGGGGCCGTGCTGGCCGCCACCATCGTGGCCCTGCCTGCCCTGCCCTATGGCCTGTACTACAATGCTACACCCGACTATAACACCTCCTTCTCTACCGAGCTATATAACCTCTCTACCGGTCAGCTGGTGTATCAGGGCTACCATGTACGCAAGGCAAAAGACAAGCAAAGCACCCTGGAGAAGGCGATAGCGCGAGAACTGGAGGCTATAAACAAGCTGGAAAAGTAG
- a CDS encoding MBL fold metallo-hydrolase — MQLQSFTFNMFMENTYLLWDEAGVCAIVDPGCLFEREQMVLQDYINQHGLQPTYLLNTHCHLDHVFGNAWAERTYGLRPWIHEQEQGILQRLPATAAHWGIDGVEASPPPAGLLRAGSTFGVGSLELEVRWAPGHSPGSVLLYHAESGQALVGDVIFQQSIGRTDLPGGSHAQLIESIHKQVLSMPDATRLYPGHGPDTTVGHERVHNPFLISN, encoded by the coding sequence ATGCAACTGCAGTCTTTTACCTTCAACATGTTTATGGAGAACACCTACCTGCTGTGGGATGAGGCGGGTGTGTGCGCCATTGTAGATCCCGGTTGCCTTTTCGAGCGGGAGCAGATGGTGCTGCAAGACTACATAAATCAGCATGGGCTACAGCCTACCTATCTGCTCAATACGCATTGCCATCTGGACCATGTGTTTGGCAATGCGTGGGCGGAGCGTACCTATGGCCTTAGGCCCTGGATACACGAGCAGGAGCAGGGTATTTTGCAGCGCCTGCCCGCTACAGCCGCCCACTGGGGGATAGACGGGGTAGAGGCCAGCCCACCCCCTGCGGGGCTGCTCCGGGCGGGTAGTACTTTTGGTGTAGGTAGCCTGGAGCTGGAGGTACGCTGGGCACCCGGGCATTCGCCGGGATCGGTGCTTTTGTATCATGCTGAGTCGGGGCAGGCGCTGGTGGGCGACGTCATTTTTCAGCAGAGCATCGGACGCACAGACCTACCTGGTGGTAGCCACGCACAGCTGATTGAGAGTATTCACAAGCAGGTGCTAAGTATGCCCGATGCCACCCGCCTGTACCCAGGCCATGGCCCAGATACTACTGTAGGCCACGAGCGGGTGCACAACCCCTTTCTGATATCGAACTAA
- a CDS encoding NAD-dependent epimerase/dehydratase family protein, translated as MSKILVIGAGGQLGLELLPALAAQYGDTQVVAADLQPIQTPYTQVQLDVTDRENLEVIIRQHGVSQIYLLAAFLSAKGEEQPALAWRVNMNGLMNVLDLSVKHQIQKVFWPSSIAVFGPSSPSTATPQHTVMEPATIYGISKQAGEGLCAWYHRKHGLDVRSLRYPGLISYKVQPGGGTTDYAVHIFYEALARAAYTSFLAADSRLPMMYMPDAVRATLQLMEAPAEAIRVRQSYNLAAISFTPAEIAAAIKAHIPEFQIDYAPDFRQAIASSWPQSIDDSAARADWGWQHEYNLDRMVADMLENMKKLQLAG; from the coding sequence ATGTCAAAAATCCTCGTAATAGGCGCCGGAGGCCAGCTAGGCCTGGAGCTGCTGCCTGCACTGGCTGCCCAGTATGGCGATACACAGGTGGTAGCGGCAGACCTGCAGCCCATACAGACACCCTATACCCAGGTACAGCTGGATGTAACAGACCGGGAAAACCTGGAGGTCATTATCCGGCAGCACGGGGTTTCGCAGATCTACCTGCTGGCAGCCTTTCTGTCTGCCAAGGGGGAGGAGCAGCCCGCCCTGGCCTGGAGGGTGAATATGAATGGCCTGATGAACGTGCTGGACCTGAGCGTTAAGCACCAAATCCAAAAAGTGTTTTGGCCCTCTTCCATCGCCGTTTTCGGCCCCAGCAGCCCCAGCACGGCTACGCCCCAGCATACGGTGATGGAGCCAGCCACCATCTACGGCATATCCAAGCAGGCAGGCGAGGGCCTGTGTGCCTGGTACCACCGCAAGCATGGCCTGGATGTACGCAGCCTGCGCTACCCGGGCCTCATTAGCTACAAGGTGCAGCCCGGTGGCGGCACTACAGACTATGCCGTGCACATCTTCTACGAGGCGCTGGCACGGGCTGCCTACACCAGCTTTCTGGCTGCCGATAGCCGCCTGCCGATGATGTACATGCCCGATGCCGTACGGGCTACCCTACAGCTGATGGAAGCCCCCGCCGAAGCTATACGGGTGCGCCAAAGCTATAACCTGGCTGCTATCAGCTTCACCCCGGCTGAGATTGCCGCGGCTATAAAGGCCCATATACCCGAGTTCCAAATCGATTATGCGCCAGACTTTAGGCAAGCGATAGCCAGCAGCTGGCCCCAGAGCATAGACGACAGTGCCGCACGGGCCGACTGGGGCTGGCAGCACGAGTACAACCTGGACCGCATGGTGGCGGACATGCTGGAAAACATGAAGAAACTGCAACTAGCCGGCTAG
- a CDS encoding WD40 repeat domain-containing protein, with product MRIQVARTHGFSGHRDCVYALAPGPEPHQFFSAGSDGVVALWDARTGESLGGILQAQAPIYSLLYVPAHQLLLAGQQDGGLHFVDVQGRKLLRSAKAHSKAIFDLQLHPEGLMALSLSEEGRVCLWDLVQLKASLQLTLSSASLRSLAFHPQQPEFAIGGSDCQIRVYHSQRLSPIRQWQAHSISVFSLCYSRDGSLLFSGSRDAHLKSWDPHHHYSLVNDVPAHLFAINHLAYHPHIDRMASASMDKTIKLWDPLTLTLLKVIDRPRSQGHSSSVNRLLWLADGSLISASDDRTVLQWATL from the coding sequence ATGCGCATCCAGGTAGCCCGCACACATGGTTTTTCGGGCCACCGAGACTGTGTGTATGCCCTGGCCCCCGGGCCAGAACCACATCAGTTTTTCAGCGCAGGTAGCGATGGTGTAGTGGCCCTGTGGGACGCACGCACCGGCGAGAGCCTGGGCGGCATCCTGCAGGCGCAGGCACCCATCTACAGCCTGCTGTATGTGCCCGCACACCAGCTGCTGCTGGCCGGGCAGCAAGACGGGGGCCTACACTTTGTAGACGTACAGGGGCGCAAGCTGCTCCGGAGTGCCAAGGCGCACAGCAAGGCCATCTTCGACCTGCAACTGCACCCCGAGGGGCTAATGGCCCTAAGCCTGAGCGAGGAGGGGCGCGTGTGCCTGTGGGACCTGGTGCAGCTGAAGGCCAGCCTGCAGCTTACCCTCAGTTCGGCCAGCCTGCGCAGCCTGGCCTTCCACCCACAGCAGCCCGAGTTTGCCATAGGGGGTAGCGACTGCCAGATACGCGTATACCACAGCCAGCGGCTAAGCCCCATACGCCAGTGGCAGGCACATAGCATCAGTGTTTTCAGCCTGTGCTACAGCCGCGACGGGAGCCTGCTATTCAGCGGCAGCCGAGATGCGCACCTGAAAAGCTGGGACCCCCACCACCACTACAGCCTGGTAAACGACGTGCCGGCCCACCTGTTTGCCATCAACCACCTGGCCTACCACCCGCACATAGACCGCATGGCATCGGCCAGCATGGACAAAACCATCAAGCTGTGGGACCCCCTGACCCTGACCCTGCTAAAGGTGATAGACCGCCCGCGCAGCCAGGGGCACAGTAGCAGCGTAAACAGGCTGCTGTGGCTGGCAGACGGCAGCCTGATCTCCGCATCGGACGACCGAACGGTACTGCAGTGGGCCACGCTGTAG
- a CDS encoding tetratricopeptide repeat protein, whose product MTRLRTAWMALLLVCASSQAQTARQQANALLQRARALMQREQYDSSRVLLARARSLYPDSYVYDYELAYSYMLQKDYAQARVYAPRMLAYKDSDDGSYQFVGDLYDYNGAFDQAMATYAQGLKKYPKSGRLYTGRGIAQGRQGNWDEAIGEYENSIRAQPEYAGAYFCATPILVDIEPFGADIQKPGDFYATPILVDSEPQRLHGLLYGELFMNLERNTRRTESMSLTLYQGWNKAITVDRASLTMRVSLSGNPLDIPHKELENMKMKSVLPFTFQFALALARGTDVSLLLTGPDDQLSIANLLMLRAGFLQLWDEKSQKAYPNVLISYWQQLERAGHLEAYHYWLFSQARPQEFEAWLLGHYAEYEDFFNWFNQYPLVLSPKAYYVRGYYEH is encoded by the coding sequence ATGACCCGCTTGCGTACAGCCTGGATGGCACTGCTGCTGGTGTGTGCCAGCAGCCAGGCACAAACAGCCCGGCAACAGGCTAATGCCCTGCTGCAAAGAGCCAGAGCGCTGATGCAGCGCGAGCAGTACGACTCGAGCCGTGTGCTGCTAGCGCGCGCGCGGAGCCTGTACCCGGATAGCTATGTATACGACTACGAGCTGGCCTATAGCTATATGCTGCAAAAGGACTATGCACAGGCACGGGTATATGCCCCGCGCATGCTAGCCTACAAAGACTCGGACGACGGTAGCTACCAGTTTGTGGGAGATCTGTATGACTACAACGGGGCTTTTGACCAAGCCATGGCTACCTATGCACAGGGGCTAAAAAAATACCCCAAAAGCGGACGGCTATACACCGGCAGGGGCATAGCCCAGGGCCGGCAGGGTAACTGGGATGAAGCCATAGGCGAATACGAAAACAGCATACGTGCACAGCCCGAGTATGCAGGGGCTTATTTCTGCGCGACCCCTATCCTGGTGGATATAGAGCCGTTTGGTGCCGACATCCAGAAACCAGGTGATTTCTACGCTACCCCTATCCTGGTGGATAGCGAGCCACAGCGCCTGCATGGCCTGCTGTACGGCGAGCTGTTTATGAACCTGGAGCGCAATACCAGACGTACCGAAAGCATGAGCCTAACCCTCTACCAGGGATGGAATAAGGCGATCACGGTAGATAGGGCCAGCCTGACGATGCGGGTATCGCTGAGCGGAAACCCACTCGATATACCCCACAAAGAATTGGAAAACATGAAAATGAAATCCGTGCTCCCCTTTACCTTTCAGTTTGCACTCGCGCTGGCAAGGGGGACGGATGTATCGCTGCTGCTAACCGGACCAGACGACCAGCTAAGTATAGCCAATCTCCTGATGTTGCGCGCGGGCTTCCTGCAGCTGTGGGATGAGAAGAGCCAAAAGGCGTATCCCAATGTCCTGATCTCCTACTGGCAGCAGCTGGAGCGGGCAGGCCACCTGGAGGCCTACCACTACTGGCTATTCAGCCAGGCGCGTCCCCAGGAGTTCGAAGCTTGGCTGCTAGGCCACTATGCGGAATACGAAGACTTTTTCAACTGGTTCAACCAATACCCCCTGGTACTTAGCCCCAAAGCCTACTATGTACGTGGATATTATGAGCACTAA